The Pseudomonas iranensis genome includes a window with the following:
- the cysQ gene encoding 3'(2'),5'-bisphosphate nucleotidase CysQ yields MNFPHPLMAPVVALALQAGEAILPFWRAGVEVTAKSDDSPVTAADLAAHHLIVAGLTALDPSIPVLSEEDADIPQSVRAGWQRWWLVDPLDGTKEFISGSEEFTVNIALIENGRVVFGVVTMPTNGRFYVGGAGLGAWRGDEGATPVAIRVRDVPAPGEAFTVVASRRHSSPEQERLLAGLSASLGELQLANIGSSLKFCLLAEGAADCYPRLAPTSQWDTAAAQGVLEGAGGEVLDLSGEAFSYPPRESLLNEFFLALPAKAAWRGRLLELARG; encoded by the coding sequence ATGAATTTTCCCCATCCGCTGATGGCACCTGTGGTTGCGCTGGCTTTACAGGCTGGCGAGGCGATTCTGCCGTTCTGGCGTGCCGGCGTCGAAGTCACGGCAAAGTCCGATGATTCGCCGGTGACGGCTGCCGATCTGGCTGCGCATCACCTTATCGTTGCCGGGCTGACGGCGCTGGATCCGAGCATTCCGGTGCTCTCGGAAGAGGACGCCGACATCCCGCAAAGCGTGCGCGCCGGTTGGCAGCGCTGGTGGCTGGTGGATCCGCTGGACGGCACCAAGGAGTTCATCAGCGGTAGCGAGGAATTCACCGTCAACATCGCACTGATCGAAAATGGCCGGGTGGTATTTGGCGTGGTGACGATGCCGACCAACGGTCGTTTTTACGTCGGCGGTGCCGGGCTCGGTGCATGGCGTGGCGACGAGGGCGCTACGCCGGTAGCGATTCGGGTGCGCGATGTGCCTGCGCCGGGCGAGGCGTTTACCGTGGTGGCCAGCCGTCGCCATTCAAGTCCCGAGCAAGAGCGTTTGCTGGCCGGGTTGAGCGCCAGTCTTGGTGAGTTGCAACTGGCCAATATCGGCAGTTCCTTGAAATTTTGCCTGCTGGCCGAAGGTGCTGCTGATTGCTATCCGCGACTGGCGCCGACTTCGCAGTGGGACACAGCGGCAGCGCAGGGCGTGCTGGAAGGGGCGGGGGGCGAGGTGCTGGATCTGAGCGGCGAGGCGTTCAGTTATCCGCCGCGAGAATCGCTGTTGAACGAGTTTTTTCTGGCGCTGCCGGCGAAGGCTGCGTGGCGCGGACGGTTGTTGGAGTTGGCCCGAGGCTAA
- a CDS encoding YiiD C-terminal domain-containing protein: MSSASEYLQTVLHHDIPLTAEMGLKVLEWREQQLSLHLPLAPNVNHKSTMFGGSLYCGAVLAGWGWLHLRLQEEGITDGHIVIQEGQISYPLPVTGDAVAICPASDAAVWKRFVAMYRRYGRARLTLDTRILNAGSEDEAVRFTGQYVLHR; encoded by the coding sequence ATGAGCAGCGCAAGCGAATACCTGCAAACGGTGCTGCATCACGACATTCCGCTGACCGCCGAGATGGGCCTCAAAGTGCTCGAGTGGCGTGAGCAGCAATTGAGCCTGCACCTGCCGCTTGCGCCCAACGTCAATCACAAGAGCACCATGTTTGGCGGCAGCCTCTACTGCGGCGCGGTGCTGGCCGGCTGGGGCTGGTTGCATCTACGTTTGCAGGAAGAAGGGATTACTGACGGACACATCGTCATTCAGGAAGGGCAGATCAGTTATCCGCTGCCGGTGACCGGGGACGCCGTGGCGATCTGCCCGGCATCGGATGCCGCGGTGTGGAAGCGCTTTGTGGCGATGTATCGGCGATACGGACGGGCGCGGTTGACGCTGGATACGCGGATCCTGAATGCGGGAAGTGAGGACGAGGCGGTTAGATTTACCGGGCAGTACGTTTTGCACCGTTGA
- a CDS encoding sigma-54-dependent transcriptional regulator, with translation MTIDNRIQVVLIDDDPHLRQALGQTLDLAGLKILPLSEANGLAAQLERDWPGVVVSDIRMPGMDGLELLSELHAQDPELPVLLITGHGDVPLAVQAMRAGAYDFLEKPFASDALLDSVRRALALRRLVLDNRSLRLALSDRNELSARLVGHSTPMLRLREQIGALAATKADVLILGETGAGKEVVARALHDLSSRRNGPFVAINAGALAESVVESELFGHEPGAFTGAQKRRIGKFEFANGGTLFLDEIESMSMDVQVKLLRMLQERVVERLGGNQLIPLDIRVIAATKEDLRQAADQGRFRADLYYRLNVAPLRIPPLRERGEDALVLFQHYADEASVRHGLPPHELQPAHRALLLRHTWPGNVRELQNAAERFALGLELALDNSADGSGGTPVEVVSGGLSEQVENFEKSLIAAELARSHSSVRSLAEALGIPRKTLHDKLRKHGLNFGDSSHGEDNE, from the coding sequence ATGACCATCGACAATCGCATCCAGGTAGTGTTGATCGACGACGATCCGCACTTGCGCCAGGCCCTCGGCCAGACCCTGGACCTGGCCGGCCTGAAAATCCTGCCGCTGTCCGAAGCCAACGGCCTGGCCGCGCAACTCGAGCGTGACTGGCCGGGGGTGGTGGTCAGCGACATCCGCATGCCGGGCATGGACGGCCTCGAGCTGCTCAGTGAATTGCACGCACAGGATCCCGAGTTGCCGGTGCTGCTGATCACCGGTCATGGCGACGTACCGCTGGCGGTGCAGGCTATGCGCGCCGGCGCTTACGATTTTCTGGAAAAACCCTTTGCCAGCGATGCGCTGCTCGACAGCGTCCGTCGCGCCCTCGCGCTACGGCGGCTGGTGCTGGACAACCGCAGCCTGCGTCTGGCCTTGAGCGACCGCAACGAATTGAGCGCTCGGTTGGTCGGCCATTCGACGCCAATGCTGCGCCTGCGTGAGCAGATCGGTGCGCTGGCGGCGACCAAGGCTGACGTGCTGATCCTCGGCGAAACCGGCGCTGGTAAAGAGGTGGTGGCCCGCGCGCTGCACGACTTGTCGAGCCGCCGCAACGGCCCGTTCGTAGCGATCAACGCCGGTGCGCTGGCGGAATCGGTGGTGGAAAGCGAGCTGTTCGGTCACGAACCCGGCGCTTTCACCGGCGCGCAGAAACGCCGCATCGGCAAATTCGAATTCGCCAACGGCGGCACGCTGTTCCTCGACGAAATCGAAAGCATGAGCATGGACGTGCAAGTGAAACTGCTGCGCATGCTGCAGGAGCGAGTCGTCGAGCGTCTGGGCGGCAATCAGTTGATCCCGCTCGACATCCGCGTCATCGCCGCGACCAAGGAGGACCTGCGTCAGGCGGCGGATCAGGGTCGCTTCCGCGCCGACTTGTATTACCGCCTCAACGTCGCGCCGCTGCGCATCCCGCCGCTGCGCGAAAGGGGCGAAGACGCGCTGGTGCTGTTCCAGCACTACGCCGATGAAGCCAGCGTCCGCCACGGCTTGCCCCCCCACGAGCTGCAACCGGCACACCGCGCCCTGCTGCTGCGCCACACCTGGCCGGGCAATGTACGTGAACTGCAAAATGCCGCCGAACGCTTCGCCCTCGGGCTTGAACTGGCACTGGACAATAGCGCTGATGGCAGCGGCGGCACGCCGGTAGAAGTGGTCAGTGGCGGCCTCAGCGAGCAAGTGGAAAACTTCGAGAAATCGCTGATCGCCGCCGAACTGGCGCGCTCGCACAGCTCGGTACGCAGCCTCGCCGAAGCCTTGGGTATTCCGCGCAAGACCCTGCATGACAAGCTGCGCAAACACGGTCTGAATTTCGGCGACAGCAGCCACGGGGAAGACAACGAATGA
- a CDS encoding sensor histidine kinase has protein sequence MKPPLPRRPRWRSLALLAMCLAPLLWPLEHLAERYYRSELAGQNRQTLDLYVANLLGTLHRYEVLPQILGDLPALRAVLGAPDDGVTQGNANRLLKNIAAQTGAEVMYLMDTSGQTLAASNWDKRDSFVGRNFAFRPYFSEAMAGRLGRFFGLGTTSAKRGYFFAAAVRNGEKIIGVLVIKVDLDHTESLWGKTPEQLLVTDHNGVVILTSRPEWRFRSTRELSDAERAAITAIQPYPTREPRPLSLSADAWLTQTHDIAETGWSVSILAPRTLIDRPVRTVVAIGGATLLVVMLLVGLMMQRRRHYLERIAFEAKARRELEGRVAERTSDLEGLNRRLKQEVLEREQAQQELVRAQDDLVQAGKLSALGTMSASISHELNQPLAAIRSYAENAEVLLDHQRTEDARGNLKLISELTGRMASIIAHLRAFARRDRHAPESVALQPALDDALALLAKRRRSMEVELIRDLPAATLWVEAGETRLRQVLGNLLANALDALTEKGPPRKLWLSAEATADGVNLYIRDNGPGFCMEALGRASEPFYTTKTRTQGLGLGLAICETLMRAFGGELSFANHKQGGALITLRLRAGAPGVSLQPSEDRSA, from the coding sequence ATGAAACCACCGCTCCCCCGCAGACCTCGCTGGCGCAGCCTCGCACTGTTGGCCATGTGCCTGGCGCCGCTGCTGTGGCCGCTGGAACATCTTGCCGAGCGCTATTACCGCAGCGAACTCGCCGGGCAGAATCGCCAGACCCTCGATCTGTACGTCGCCAACCTGCTCGGCACCCTGCATCGCTATGAAGTGTTGCCGCAGATTCTCGGCGATCTGCCGGCCCTTCGCGCGGTGCTTGGTGCGCCGGACGACGGCGTGACCCAAGGCAACGCCAATCGCCTGCTGAAAAACATCGCCGCGCAGACCGGCGCTGAAGTCATGTACCTGATGGACACGTCCGGCCAGACGCTGGCGGCGTCGAATTGGGACAAACGCGACAGCTTCGTCGGCCGCAACTTCGCCTTCCGCCCGTATTTCAGTGAAGCCATGGCCGGGCGCCTCGGACGCTTCTTCGGCCTCGGCACCACTTCCGCCAAACGCGGCTACTTCTTCGCCGCTGCTGTGCGCAACGGCGAAAAGATCATCGGCGTGCTGGTGATCAAGGTCGACCTCGACCACACCGAAAGCCTGTGGGGCAAAACCCCGGAACAACTGCTGGTGACCGACCATAACGGCGTGGTCATCCTGACGTCGCGCCCGGAATGGCGTTTCCGCTCCACTCGCGAGTTGAGCGATGCCGAGCGCGCCGCGATCACCGCGATCCAGCCCTACCCGACCCGCGAACCCCGACCGCTTAGCCTGAGCGCCGACGCCTGGCTGACGCAGACCCACGACATCGCCGAAACCGGCTGGAGCGTGAGCATTCTCGCCCCGCGCACGCTGATCGATCGTCCGGTGCGCACGGTGGTCGCGATCGGCGGCGCCACGCTGTTGGTGGTGATGCTGCTGGTGGGTTTGATGATGCAACGTCGCCGGCACTATCTGGAGCGCATCGCCTTCGAGGCCAAGGCGCGCCGCGAACTGGAAGGTCGGGTGGCTGAACGTACCAGCGATCTGGAGGGCCTCAACCGGCGTTTGAAGCAGGAAGTGCTTGAGCGTGAGCAGGCGCAGCAGGAGCTGGTGCGCGCCCAGGACGATCTGGTCCAGGCCGGCAAACTGTCGGCGCTGGGGACCATGTCGGCGAGCATCAGTCACGAACTCAATCAACCGCTGGCGGCGATTCGCAGCTATGCGGAAAACGCCGAAGTGCTGCTCGATCATCAGCGCACCGAGGACGCGCGCGGCAACCTCAAGCTGATCAGCGAACTGACCGGGCGCATGGCCTCGATCATCGCCCATTTGCGTGCCTTCGCCCGCCGCGATCGCCACGCACCGGAAAGCGTCGCTCTGCAACCGGCGTTGGACGATGCGCTGGCATTGCTGGCCAAACGTCGGCGCAGCATGGAAGTCGAACTGATCCGCGACTTGCCCGCAGCCACGCTGTGGGTCGAGGCCGGCGAAACCCGCTTGCGTCAGGTGCTGGGCAATCTGCTGGCCAACGCCCTCGATGCGCTCACCGAAAAAGGCCCGCCGCGCAAATTGTGGCTGAGTGCCGAAGCCACCGCCGACGGCGTCAATCTGTACATTCGCGACAACGGCCCCGGGTTCTGCATGGAAGCCCTTGGCCGCGCCAGCGAGCCCTTCTACACCACCAAGACCCGCACCCAGGGTCTGGGTCTGGGGCTGGCCATTTGTGAAACGCTGATGCGCGCCTTTGGTGGCGAGCTGTCGTTCGCCAACCACAAGCAAGGCGGCGCCCTGATCACCCTGCGCCTGCGCGCCGGCGCGCCCGGAGTCAGCCTGCAACCGTCCGAGGATCGAAGTGCATGA
- the rfbC gene encoding dTDP-4-dehydrorhamnose 3,5-epimerase translates to MNVITTDLPGVLIIEPKVFGDERGFFYESFNAKAFQDATGLETQFVQDNHSRSQKGVLRGLHYQLQNTQGKLVRVTVGEVLDVAVDIRRSSPHFGKSVAVRLSAENHRQLWVPEGFAHGFVVLSEFAEFLYKTTNYYDPSSERSIRWDDPALGIDWQLDEAPKLSAKDQAAALLKDADVFA, encoded by the coding sequence ATGAATGTCATCACCACCGATCTGCCCGGTGTTCTGATCATCGAACCCAAGGTGTTCGGCGACGAGCGCGGTTTTTTCTACGAGAGTTTCAATGCCAAGGCGTTTCAGGACGCTACCGGTCTGGAAACGCAATTCGTGCAAGACAACCATTCGCGCTCGCAAAAAGGCGTGCTGCGTGGCCTGCATTACCAGTTGCAGAACACCCAGGGCAAACTGGTTCGCGTGACCGTGGGTGAAGTGCTCGATGTGGCGGTAGACATCCGTCGCAGCTCGCCGCATTTCGGCAAATCGGTGGCGGTGCGCCTGTCGGCGGAAAACCATCGTCAGCTATGGGTACCGGAAGGTTTCGCTCACGGTTTCGTGGTGCTGAGCGAGTTCGCCGAGTTCCTCTACAAGACCACCAACTATTACGACCCGTCCTCCGAGCGCAGCATTCGCTGGGACGACCCGGCGCTGGGCATCGACTGGCAACTGGACGAAGCGCCGAAGCTGTCGGCCAAGGACCAGGCGGCTGCGCTGCTCAAGGACGCTGACGTCTTCGCCTGA
- a CDS encoding aminotransferase yields the protein MPLATLIHRASLPGPQVSEAQALQWLAEHYGLSGTLQVLGSQQDLNYRVDSERGRFVLKVCRGDYALVELQAQHAGLKYLAEHSAIKVPRVIAANNGADLLSLQANGETVHVRLLEYIDGQPLTDFDHLGQDVVAGFGRLCGEMDLALAGFDHPGLERTLQWDARHANALISHLLPVITDAQQRAVISAAAEQAERRLQPLLDKLPVQAIHMDITDDNVVWARDAQRHWQLQGVIDFGDLVRTWRITDLSVTCAALLHHADGDPFVILPAVQAYHAVNPLQYAELQALWPLIVARAAVLVLSGEQQVSIDPTNTYSRDNLGHEWEIFRVATSVPQALMEAAILSAVDQTVPKVEKLEFAPLLPGLVGREFALIDLGVLSPHFEAGNWEQPGIDQRLLTEAAAVHGLAATRYGQYRLSRTRPDSATEPDTFPLHVELRVPAGAEVQAPFAGVLKQAANGALQLDGPQFSVRLWGVTPVLEQGVAVDRGQKIGEVTGLLIVQLCREAELEAPLFCTPSRASAWQALCPSPAMLLGLACDAEPELDAKTLLERRDASFARTQKHYYVDPPRIERGWRNHLIDMHGRSYLDMLNNVAVLGHGHPRMAAVAARQWSLLNTNSRFNYAAVAEFSERLLKLAPEGMDRVFLVNSGSEANDLAIRLAWAFSGGRDMISVLEAYHGWTIGADAVSTSIADNPKALESRPDWVHPVPAPNTYRGEFRGADSAPDYVRSVEHHLQKLAEQKRQLAGFICEPVYGNAGGISLPPGYLPQVYEKVRAQGGVCIADEVQVGYGRMGHFFWGFEEQGVVPDIITMAKGMGNGQPLGAVITRREIAEALEAEGYFFSSAGGSPVSCQIGMAVLDVMEEEKLWENAQVVGGHFKARLEALIDKHPLVGAVHGSGFYLGLELIRNRQTLEPATAETALLCDRLRELGIFMQPTGDDLNILKIKPPMVTSRQSVDFFVEMLDRVLSEGL from the coding sequence ATGCCGCTCGCCACGTTGATTCATCGCGCCAGTTTGCCCGGTCCGCAGGTTTCAGAGGCGCAGGCGCTGCAATGGCTGGCCGAGCATTACGGGCTCAGCGGCACGTTGCAGGTGCTGGGCAGCCAGCAGGATCTGAATTATCGCGTCGACAGCGAGCGTGGACGCTTCGTGCTGAAAGTCTGTCGTGGCGATTACGCTCTTGTTGAGCTGCAAGCCCAGCACGCCGGGCTCAAATACTTGGCCGAGCATTCGGCGATCAAGGTGCCGCGCGTCATCGCAGCCAATAACGGTGCAGATCTGTTGTCGCTGCAAGCCAATGGCGAAACGGTGCATGTGCGGTTGCTGGAGTACATCGACGGCCAGCCGTTGACCGATTTCGATCATCTTGGCCAGGACGTGGTTGCCGGGTTTGGCCGACTCTGTGGCGAGATGGATCTGGCGCTGGCAGGCTTCGATCACCCGGGCCTTGAACGCACCTTGCAGTGGGACGCGCGTCACGCCAACGCTTTGATCAGTCATCTGTTGCCGGTGATCACCGACGCGCAGCAGCGTGCGGTGATCAGCGCTGCCGCCGAGCAGGCCGAGCGCCGTTTGCAGCCGCTGCTGGACAAGCTGCCGGTGCAGGCGATTCACATGGATATCACCGATGACAACGTCGTCTGGGCGCGCGACGCCCAGCGGCATTGGCAGTTGCAGGGTGTGATCGACTTCGGTGATCTGGTGCGCACCTGGCGTATCACCGATCTTTCGGTGACCTGTGCGGCTTTGCTGCATCACGCCGATGGCGATCCGTTTGTCATCCTGCCGGCGGTCCAGGCTTATCACGCGGTCAATCCGTTGCAGTACGCTGAGCTGCAAGCGCTGTGGCCATTGATCGTGGCGCGGGCGGCGGTGCTGGTGCTCAGTGGCGAGCAACAGGTGAGCATCGACCCCACCAATACGTATAGCCGCGACAATCTCGGTCACGAGTGGGAAATCTTTCGCGTCGCGACATCGGTGCCACAGGCGCTGATGGAAGCGGCGATTCTCAGCGCCGTGGACCAGACCGTGCCGAAGGTCGAAAAACTGGAATTTGCGCCATTGCTGCCCGGATTGGTCGGGCGTGAATTTGCGCTGATTGATCTTGGCGTGTTGAGCCCGCACTTCGAGGCGGGCAATTGGGAGCAGCCGGGCATTGATCAGCGCTTGCTGACAGAAGCCGCAGCGGTGCACGGGCTGGCGGCGACGCGTTATGGCCAGTACCGCTTGTCACGTACTCGGCCAGACAGTGCGACTGAGCCGGACACGTTCCCGTTGCATGTCGAATTGCGTGTGCCGGCTGGAGCCGAAGTGCAAGCACCGTTCGCCGGCGTTTTGAAGCAAGCGGCAAACGGTGCGCTGCAACTTGATGGCCCACAGTTCAGTGTTCGCCTGTGGGGCGTGACGCCCGTTCTGGAGCAGGGTGTGGCAGTGGATAGAGGCCAGAAAATCGGTGAAGTCACTGGGTTGCTGATTGTGCAGTTGTGCCGAGAAGCAGAGCTCGAGGCGCCGCTGTTCTGCACGCCGTCCCGTGCATCGGCGTGGCAGGCGTTGTGCCCGTCACCGGCGATGTTGCTCGGGCTGGCCTGCGACGCCGAGCCTGAGCTGGACGCCAAAACCCTGCTCGAACGCCGCGATGCCAGTTTTGCCCGCACGCAAAAACACTATTACGTTGACCCGCCGCGCATTGAACGCGGCTGGCGCAATCACCTGATCGACATGCACGGCCGATCCTATCTGGACATGCTCAATAACGTCGCCGTGCTCGGTCATGGTCACCCTCGAATGGCGGCGGTCGCGGCGCGGCAGTGGTCGTTGCTCAATACCAATTCGCGTTTCAACTACGCGGCGGTCGCCGAGTTTTCCGAGCGCTTGCTGAAGCTGGCGCCGGAAGGCATGGATCGCGTGTTCCTGGTGAACAGCGGCAGCGAGGCCAATGACCTGGCGATTCGCCTGGCCTGGGCGTTCAGCGGCGGGCGCGACATGATCAGTGTGCTTGAGGCGTATCACGGCTGGACGATCGGCGCCGATGCGGTATCGACGTCGATTGCCGACAACCCGAAGGCGCTGGAAAGTCGCCCGGACTGGGTGCACCCAGTGCCGGCGCCGAACACGTATCGCGGCGAATTCCGTGGCGCCGATTCGGCGCCGGATTACGTGCGCAGCGTCGAGCATCACCTGCAAAAACTGGCCGAGCAGAAGCGCCAACTGGCCGGTTTCATCTGCGAGCCGGTCTACGGCAATGCCGGGGGTATTTCTTTACCGCCGGGCTATTTGCCGCAGGTGTATGAAAAGGTCCGCGCGCAGGGCGGGGTGTGCATCGCTGACGAAGTGCAGGTCGGTTATGGGCGCATGGGCCATTTTTTCTGGGGCTTCGAAGAGCAGGGCGTGGTGCCGGACATCATCACCATGGCCAAAGGCATGGGTAACGGTCAGCCACTTGGCGCGGTGATCACTCGCCGGGAAATCGCCGAGGCGCTGGAGGCAGAGGGCTATTTCTTCTCGTCGGCGGGCGGCAGTCCGGTCAGTTGCCAGATTGGTATGGCGGTGCTCGATGTGATGGAGGAAGAAAAGCTCTGGGAAAACGCCCAGGTCGTCGGCGGCCACTTCAAGGCGCGCCTGGAAGCGTTGATCGATAAACATCCGCTGGTCGGCGCGGTACACGGCTCCGGTTTTTATCTGGGGCTGGAGCTGATCCGCAATCGGCAGACGCTGGAACCGGCAACTGCCGAGACTGCGTTGCTGTGTGATCGCTTGCGCGAGTTGGGGATCTTCATGCAGCCGACGGGCGATGACTTGAACATCCTCAAAATCAAGCCACCGATGGTGACGTCGCGCCAGAGCGTGGATTTCTTCGTCGAAATGCTGGATCGGGTGTTGAGCGAAGGCCTGTAA
- the aguB gene encoding N-carbamoylputrescine amidase, translated as MSRIVTVAATQMACSWDLEANLETAERLVREAAGKGAQIILIQELFEAPYFCQKPNPDYLQLATTVEENVAIKHFQKIAKELQVVLPISFYELAGRARFNSIAIIDADGSNLGIYRKSHIPDGPGYHEKYYFNPGDTGFKVWNTRYAKIGVGICWDQWFPEAARSMALQGAEILFYPTAIGSEPHDKTISSRDHWQRVQQGHAGANLMPLIASNRIGNEEQDGYDITFYGSSFIANQFGEKVQELNKTEEGILVHTFNLDELEHVRSAWGSFRDRRPNLYGALKTLDGSLES; from the coding sequence ATGAGCCGTATCGTTACCGTCGCCGCCACGCAGATGGCCTGTTCATGGGACCTGGAAGCCAACCTCGAAACCGCTGAAAGACTGGTCCGCGAAGCCGCCGGCAAAGGCGCACAGATCATCCTCATCCAGGAACTGTTCGAGGCGCCGTACTTTTGCCAGAAGCCGAATCCGGATTACTTGCAACTGGCGACGACGGTTGAAGAGAACGTGGCCATCAAGCATTTCCAGAAAATTGCCAAAGAGCTGCAAGTAGTACTGCCGATCAGCTTCTACGAACTGGCCGGGCGTGCACGCTTCAACAGCATCGCGATCATCGACGCCGACGGCAGCAACCTCGGGATTTATCGCAAGAGCCACATCCCCGACGGCCCGGGCTATCACGAGAAGTATTACTTCAACCCGGGCGACACCGGCTTCAAGGTATGGAACACCCGTTACGCGAAAATTGGCGTTGGCATTTGCTGGGACCAGTGGTTTCCGGAAGCGGCGCGCAGCATGGCCCTGCAAGGGGCGGAAATTCTCTTTTATCCGACCGCGATCGGCAGCGAGCCGCACGACAAGACCATCTCTTCACGCGATCACTGGCAGCGAGTGCAGCAGGGCCATGCCGGCGCCAACCTGATGCCGCTGATTGCCAGCAACCGCATCGGCAATGAAGAGCAGGACGGCTACGACATCACCTTCTACGGCTCGTCGTTCATCGCCAACCAGTTCGGCGAAAAAGTGCAGGAGCTGAATAAAACCGAAGAAGGTATTCTTGTGCACACGTTCAACCTCGACGAGCTGGAACATGTTCGCAGCGCGTGGGGTTCATTCCGCGACCGCCGGCCGAATCTGTACGGCGCGTTGAAAACCCTCGACGGTTCCCTGGAGTCCTGA
- the aguA gene encoding agmatine deiminase — translation MTTLKSTPRADGFYMPAEWAPQTQTWMVWPERPDNWRLGGKPAQAAHAAVAKAIARFEPVTVAVSAGQYENARARLDVPNIRVVEMSSDDAWVRDSGPTFVINNRGEVRGVNWDFNAWGGFDGGLYAPWNRDSQVGGKILEIERSPRYRTEGFVLEGGSIHVDGEGTLITTEECLLNRNRNPHLSREEIEAVLSDNLSVDKIIWLPDGLFNDETDGHVDNFCCYVRPGEVLLAWTDDPQDPNYPRCQAAMKVLQSSTDAKGRPFTVHKMPIPGPLYATEEECAGVDAVDGSQERNPSVRLAGSYVNFLVVNGGIIAPSFDDPMDAPAREILQKLFPQHEVVMVPGRELLLGGGNIHCLTQQQPAPHKE, via the coding sequence ATGACCACATTGAAAAGTACCCCACGCGCCGATGGCTTCTACATGCCGGCCGAGTGGGCGCCACAGACCCAGACCTGGATGGTCTGGCCCGAGCGCCCGGACAATTGGCGTCTGGGCGGCAAACCGGCGCAGGCCGCGCACGCCGCCGTGGCCAAAGCCATCGCCCGTTTCGAGCCGGTCACCGTTGCCGTCTCCGCCGGCCAATACGAAAACGCCCGCGCGCGCCTCGATGTGCCGAATATCCGCGTGGTGGAAATGTCCAGCGACGATGCCTGGGTTCGCGACAGCGGCCCGACCTTCGTCATCAACAACCGTGGCGAAGTGCGCGGTGTGAACTGGGATTTCAACGCCTGGGGTGGTTTCGATGGCGGCCTGTATGCACCGTGGAACCGTGATTCGCAGGTCGGCGGCAAGATCCTCGAGATCGAGCGCAGCCCGCGTTACCGCACCGAAGGTTTCGTGCTCGAAGGCGGTTCGATTCATGTCGACGGCGAAGGAACGCTGATCACCACCGAAGAATGCCTGCTCAACCGCAATCGCAACCCGCACCTGAGCCGCGAAGAAATCGAAGCCGTACTCAGCGACAACCTGTCTGTGGACAAGATCATCTGGTTGCCGGATGGCTTGTTCAACGATGAAACCGACGGCCATGTGGATAACTTCTGCTGCTACGTGCGTCCGGGCGAAGTGCTGCTTGCATGGACCGACGATCCGCAGGATCCGAACTACCCACGCTGCCAGGCCGCAATGAAAGTGCTGCAAAGCAGCACCGACGCCAAGGGCCGCCCGTTCACGGTGCACAAAATGCCGATTCCGGGGCCGCTCTATGCGACCGAAGAAGAGTGCGCCGGCGTCGATGCGGTGGACGGTTCGCAGGAGCGCAATCCTTCCGTGCGTCTGGCCGGTTCCTACGTGAACTTCCTGGTCGTCAACGGTGGCATCATCGCGCCGAGCTTCGACGACCCGATGGATGCCCCGGCCAGGGAAATCCTGCAGAAGCTGTTCCCGCAACACGAAGTAGTGATGGTGCCGGGCCGCGAACTGTTACTGGGTGGCGGCAATATTCACTGCCTTACCCAACAGCAGCCAGCGCCGCACAAAGAGTGA